aaagcagactgtaatgttttttttaacgtgtccgctgctgataatagtgttgcaatctgcagcctatgctgttgtcaacacataagtcgcggtaagcccaacactcacctagtgacgaccaccttaagaagccACCTGGCCTCtctggcaatgtgaacattgaggtgttgtttccccaggttccagtccgggacttagggcatgctcatgtccaggaatcctatttaatcctgctactggatcttgggtgtgtctcactctggagtgtcttgtgaagcagtggcctgggaaggctctgtacaagtgggctcagccgagcgggctgaggggccacagggctaggtgttagcctgaactttgggggactcctCGAGGTCTTGGAATCAacggtcgctaggccagagtcaggaggacttctgggccacaatcccccaaaaagtactggactttgttacagcctggaagtgctggattgttaggctgggaaaacctgcatgttcttcccgtgtgtgaggtagggagtcctcatgtttcGTTAGAGCCCAGCCAGGCagatgttttatttgtattgtttgttttggttttgctgaggtgccaaataaaagctgGCCActaaccctgtggtcgatgaagatcattgtgagaatgacccctgaaTAAGAGGctatcccttacaattggtggagaatgcgggcaagttgtccatgagaaAAGGGCAAcggttggttgctaggggcaacgctgagactgcaggtgctgctaaaagctgttttttgctgtgtggaggacttatagcttctggcagccacaccatacttcTGAGAGACAGATGAGTTTGCCTGTCCTaatgttcagcttgtagggaaaggacaaggaataggactgagcacatcaacaggaacaaggtacacctaacccacagcTCCAAGACAAGCCTaggaacagtggatttgcagaatcaactctgttaacatcaagagactgcattttttgtactgctgcaaccaaagtcgtcaacagtaaaagttgtgagttgcaccttaccactgtctacctcattattaccactattggttgtaccaccattaacagtactggcgtcacgacaaaaaccaatcaagggactcagcaacaagcaccctaagcacccctaacatcaagggcacctcaaccaccatcttggctaaTGCTTCCCtactacagagcgtgccccggaggatttcgtgctgtccacctcaacactgtgctgccagcccagggaggctttctgatgaactgtgtgtttcaatttggcccctcatcggtccaccgtgcacctcacatgttgccccagcgctactggctggctgcaattatatgcttgcatttttctctTGCAGCGGATGTTGGAGCAGGGATATGACCGCACCCGATCCCACGCTGAGAAGCAGAGAATTGTGCAGGAGCTGGCCTATGAAATCTGGGGCCAAATGGGTGTAAAACACCGCTGTCtggccattataaaaaaaaaatggtcagacatgaagagaagacagccCCGGTTTATAAAAAGAATCTGGGACGAAAAATGACCAGGTACATGcataaataacttttgtatgttaTGCCAACActttgtaatgtatacagtgctaagcaaaagtattcaccctcctTGACTTCGTTCTTATTTTTGTTGCCTCaccccctggaattaacatggattgtttgaggatttccatcatgtaatttgtagaacatgcccacaacttagaccttcttttaagttggttaattgtaaagcatacaactaataggacaaaataacagaaaaggtcaatgtgcataactattcacccccctaaagtcaatactttgtagagccgccTTTTGCATCAATCAAAGCTTCAAGTCGCTTTggttaagtctctatgagcagtccacagccacatcttaccactcgggtttttgcccattcctccttgcaatactgattcagctccttccaatttgatggtttgcacttgtgaacagcaatctttaagtctgaccacagattttctattggtttgagatctgggctttgactaggccattccaacacatttacatgtttacccttaaaccactcaagtgttgatttagcagtgttttggggggcattatcctgctggaaggagAACctcctcagatcacgcacagagtgggataggttttgctcaagaatatccctgtccatgtttccctcaactctgaccagtttcccagtcccggctgctgaaaaatatccccacagcatgatgttgccaccaccatgttgcattgtggggatggttctttgggtgatgtgatgtgttggcctagtgccagacaagtgacggactgaaccatcactgtgtctgcagtagaagcctgacggctagcctccttcctacgggctatggacccaggactatggagactcccactctgacctatttgggttagagggaattataaactatgatttttttggttgagtttataggccacatctttcctattccccattaaagttgcatggtgtgaatccataaatgcaatgagggttaactctgctctgagactccaaatgaatgtgttagtttatttgtcctTTTGTTATATTGTGTTActgatgggattaagaagtagccaTCTCTGGTGTAcagaagtagatcatcctatgatacactaATGAGAGATAATCCCATGACATAGGTCTCCTCTCgccctattgtttcatcaagacactatatatatatatatatatatatatatacgatatATAGATCCAgccatattggaatttctttatagctaatgttcttaagattttcgagttgtttatctaaaatctgaacattctgtgatcacagaagttcctattccctccatttgGAGAAGGCGATTGGCAGAGGTTGAGGAgaaagaggtggaagaggaggaggagaccggaccctcccagcctattgagccaccccaccagatgtgggagaagtgaaggaggtgTAAAGTGCTGTACCCTCAAGCACCACCCCGTCTCAAGTCTCGGAGAAAGAGGAGGCGATCACCAgtcccgccaggagggtaaatatgcgcACATAGCAATAGGATTATGTATcaataacatgtacataaacattaaaagggccaacaatgaggcgacaacatacactatagtaatacaaaaaaataacactggacaataactctttaatctacattaaaaccattaacttaacaaataaatagAACTATTACTaactaacaaaataaaattacactgtactgaaatatcactaactaataaactatatagtgatcataaatatcactaactaacatATTGAGATTGAAATCGTTAATGTGcataaagactttaaataaaaataaataaaaaaaggtaaataatagacaaacagacatattttgtatcgccgtgtacatatcgaccgtctctataaaaatatcctatgatctaacccctccaGTGAAcactttaaacataaaaaaagaaacaaaagaaaatattaatttattcaacCTATCAAAAAACAGgtggacaacttttatcacaaaaaggtgtaatagcaagcgatcaaagtcagatgcaccacaaaataaaggtttaataagagttgcaaataatgtttatatatatattttttccaaattggccaaaatgcaAAAGGAGCAGCACAACGATATGCAGGCCTTTCAGGAGCGcatgaaggccatggaggagaggcaacgCCAGGCCATGAAGCGGGTGCAGGAGATGATCATGCTtttgcaaaagtttttttttttctaaaacattatataaatcgtttatacagttataacgtatatttatttttgtaatattgctcggttttagtgtaatagctcagcctaaatcagccagaactgacagcagccggtaaatacatgtcaaatacatatagggtctattcacacatccttaaaacgtgtccgcatccgttccacaattgagaggaacgtttacagacccattgattttcaattccagtctgaaaagttaggcattcacaggatacagaagtatgtgtcggccattacaggccccaaaaattagccgacaggcgttcacctgatagcaaagcatttttttattctgtggctggtggtacattaggcattcacaggatacagaagtacgtgtcggccattacaggccccaaaaaatagccaacaggcgttcacctgacagcaaagcattttttttttattagataaatGGTCTTTATTGTTGATGCAGCACACCGTTCAGACATTTGAGGCCAAACTTTTATTCTTCAGCCTGCTGAACTGTTCCCTTCTCGGACACATAGATACCATCCAAGAACTTTCGGATATCCTTGTTCTTCACTGTGGTGGCTTGCTGGATCAAAGCAGCAGAGTTTGAAACAAGTTCAATGTCATGGCCTTCAAGAATAAGTTCATCCTTCTGGGCTTGGGACAATGAACAGACAACACCTGGTCTCATGCGCACCCTGAGGATGTACTTTTCACCCAAGAAGTTTCTGATCTCCACGAGTGCCCCACTTTCCTGAAGAACTACGTTAATGGGAAAGTGAGCATAAACAGATCTCATCTTGTAACGAAAAGCCAGAGTGACACCCTTGATCATGTTTTGAACATGGCTGCAGATTGTGCGCACTGTGGTCAGCTCCTTCCGGTTACCCCACCATTTGTCAACACGGAGCCTCCTCTTCTTCTTGCCCAGTAAGCAGAGTTCTACATTGATGTGGTTG
This Bufo gargarizans isolate SCDJY-AF-19 chromosome 7, ASM1485885v1, whole genome shotgun sequence DNA region includes the following protein-coding sequences:
- the LOC122943581 gene encoding 60S ribosomal protein L9-like, translating into MEHEHVHGLGIGVLGLTVKGPRGTLRKNFNHINVELCLLGKKKRRLRVDKWWGNRKELTTVRTICSHVQNMIKGVTLAFRYKMRSVYAHFPINVVLQESGALVEIRNFLGEKYILRVRMRPGVVCSLSQAQKDELILEGHDIELVSNSAALIQQATTVKNKDIRKFLDGIYVSEKGTVQQAEE